The following coding sequences are from one Bacillus kexueae window:
- a CDS encoding carboxypeptidase M32, producing the protein MTNKNEKAFLSYVQKMKQYEEAINVLYWDLRTGAPKKGVDSRSDVIGMLSTELFKMSTSEEMASYLEGVEQEARDGELSEITRKSLEECRKDYEKNKKIPQDEYKEYVVLQSKAESVWEEAKEKADFQMFSPYLKKLVEFNKKFIEYWGYEGHPYNTLLDMYEPGITVEILDEVFAQLKEKIVPLVHKINNASNKPKTEFLFQPFPKDKQEAFSHFILHELGYDFEAGRLDETVHPFAIELNQGDVRITTKYDENDFRTAIFGTIHECGHAIYEQNISSDLANTPLSSGTSMGIHESQSLFYENFIGRHEGFWERYFEQLKSYSPEQFNHVSLEDFYRAINESKPSLIRIEADELTYPLHVMIRYEIEKGLFSGELEVDHLPEIWNSKYEEYLGIRPRNDAEGVLQDVHWAGGSFGYFPSYALGYMYAAQFKHQMLKDLPNFDELVKEGRFNEIKRWLTKHIHQYGKMKKPLEIVQEVTGESLNPAYLIRYLEDKYRTIYKLD; encoded by the coding sequence ATGACAAACAAAAATGAAAAAGCATTTTTGTCGTATGTACAGAAGATGAAGCAATATGAAGAAGCCATCAATGTCCTATATTGGGATTTACGGACAGGTGCACCGAAAAAAGGAGTGGACAGCCGTTCGGATGTAATCGGTATGCTATCTACAGAGCTTTTCAAAATGTCAACGTCGGAAGAAATGGCTTCCTATTTAGAAGGGGTAGAGCAAGAAGCTAGGGATGGTGAACTATCCGAGATTACGAGAAAATCACTGGAAGAATGTCGGAAAGACTACGAAAAAAATAAAAAAATCCCTCAAGATGAGTATAAAGAATATGTCGTACTCCAGTCAAAAGCTGAATCAGTATGGGAAGAAGCAAAAGAAAAAGCTGACTTTCAAATGTTTTCACCATATCTGAAAAAATTAGTTGAGTTTAATAAGAAATTTATAGAATATTGGGGTTATGAAGGACATCCTTATAATACGTTATTAGATATGTATGAGCCGGGAATAACAGTTGAAATACTAGATGAGGTTTTTGCGCAGTTAAAGGAGAAGATTGTCCCACTTGTACATAAAATAAATAATGCTTCAAACAAACCAAAAACAGAATTTTTATTTCAACCGTTCCCGAAAGATAAGCAAGAGGCGTTTTCTCACTTCATTTTGCATGAATTAGGATATGATTTTGAGGCTGGACGATTAGACGAGACAGTGCACCCTTTTGCGATTGAACTGAATCAAGGTGACGTTCGAATCACGACAAAATATGATGAGAATGACTTCCGCACAGCTATCTTTGGAACAATTCATGAATGTGGACATGCGATTTATGAACAAAATATATCAAGTGATTTGGCCAATACTCCTCTTTCGTCTGGGACGTCAATGGGTATTCATGAATCGCAATCATTATTCTATGAAAACTTTATCGGGCGACACGAAGGTTTTTGGGAGCGATACTTTGAACAATTAAAGTCATATTCTCCCGAACAATTTAACCATGTGTCATTAGAGGATTTTTACCGGGCAATCAATGAGTCAAAACCGTCCCTCATTCGAATTGAAGCGGATGAGTTAACTTATCCACTCCATGTAATGATTCGATACGAGATTGAAAAAGGCCTTTTCTCAGGTGAATTAGAAGTGGATCATCTACCAGAGATTTGGAACAGCAAGTATGAAGAATATTTAGGAATTCGGCCGAGAAATGATGCAGAAGGAGTGCTTCAAGATGTACACTGGGCAGGCGGAAGTTTTGGGTATTTCCCATCCTATGCACTCGGCTATATGTATGCAGCTCAATTTAAACATCAAATGTTAAAAGATTTACCGAATTTCGATGAACTCGTAAAAGAAGGTCGTTTTAATGAAATTAAAAGGTGGTTGACAAAACATATTCATCAATATGGTAAAATGAAAAAACCGCTTGAAATTGTTCAAGAAGTAACGGGAGAGTCGTTAAATCCAGCTTATTTAATTCGTTATTTAGAAGATAAATATCGTACCATTTACAAGTTAGATTAA
- a CDS encoding COX15/CtaA family protein, whose product MYRVLKILSVITSIVMLFVLLGGALVTKTGSGMGCGRSWPLCHGQIIPDPLTLETVIELSHRLVSGTAGILVLALSILSWRLIGHKRETKLLAILSLFFLVLQALIGAAAVVWGQSDAVLALHFGISLISFATVFLLTLLVFEVDRKFDASTLKIGKTMRFHTIGIIVYSYIVVYTGAYVRHTGSSLACPNVPFCTDDQLLPSNFHQLVQMGHRLAASIIFIWIFIALVHAIKHYKDQRIMYWGWIVAFILVVLQAASGMLVVYTNLNLSLALMHALFISLLFGVLSYFVLLISRQGKKVK is encoded by the coding sequence ATGTATCGTGTACTAAAAATTCTATCAGTCATCACATCTATTGTGATGCTTTTCGTTTTATTAGGAGGAGCACTTGTAACAAAAACAGGTTCAGGAATGGGGTGTGGACGTTCATGGCCACTATGTCACGGACAAATTATCCCTGACCCTCTAACACTTGAAACTGTCATTGAGCTATCTCACCGTCTCGTAAGTGGTACGGCTGGTATCCTAGTATTGGCTCTTTCCATCTTATCTTGGAGACTAATCGGACATAAACGAGAAACAAAGCTATTAGCTATTTTATCTTTATTCTTCTTAGTACTCCAAGCCTTAATCGGAGCTGCTGCTGTCGTATGGGGACAATCTGATGCTGTGTTAGCTTTACACTTTGGCATTTCACTTATTTCATTTGCTACTGTGTTTCTATTAACTTTACTTGTTTTTGAAGTAGACCGAAAATTCGATGCAAGTACATTAAAAATCGGGAAGACCATGCGTTTTCATACGATAGGAATTATCGTTTATAGTTACATCGTCGTTTATACAGGTGCATATGTGCGCCATACAGGTTCAAGCTTAGCATGCCCAAATGTTCCATTTTGTACTGACGATCAATTATTACCTTCCAACTTCCATCAACTAGTTCAAATGGGTCATCGCTTAGCGGCATCCATTATTTTTATTTGGATATTTATCGCTCTAGTTCACGCAATAAAACATTATAAAGACCAACGAATTATGTATTGGGGATGGATTGTAGCGTTTATTTTAGTCGTTTTACAAGCCGCTTCAGGTATGTTAGTTGTTTACACGAACTTAAATTTATCTTTAGCCCTAATGCACGCTCTATTCATTTCATTACTATTTGGTGTTCTAAGTTATTTTGTCTTGTTAATATCTAGACAAGGAAAAAAAGTTAAGTAA
- the cyoE gene encoding heme o synthase, whose protein sequence is MAIQNDQSHGIEKTTSAWKDFLSLIKIGIVNSNLITTFTGLWLALYFTGESFIVHIDKVIFALLGSALIIAGSCAINNYYDRDIDHIMQRTKSRPTVTGRITPAQVLALGLGFILLGTVLLGLTSITAAVIGLIGVFTYVVLYTMWTKRQYTINTVVGSISGAVPPLIGWAAITELNTVAWVLFFIMFIWQPPHFLALAMKRCEEYREAGIPMLPVVHGFGITKRQMMVWVACLLPLPFYLYSLGIGFIILATLLNIGWLILALSGLKIKDDLKWAKWMFIYSLNYLTILFVAMVIFAI, encoded by the coding sequence ATGGCAATCCAGAACGATCAATCGCATGGAATTGAAAAAACAACCTCCGCTTGGAAAGATTTTCTTTCATTGATCAAAATTGGGATTGTAAATTCCAACTTAATTACGACTTTTACAGGATTGTGGTTGGCTCTTTACTTTACTGGAGAGAGCTTTATCGTTCATATAGACAAAGTTATCTTTGCATTATTAGGCTCGGCACTGATTATTGCTGGTTCTTGTGCTATTAATAATTATTACGATCGTGATATCGACCACATCATGCAACGAACAAAATCACGTCCGACCGTTACGGGAAGAATCACACCAGCCCAAGTACTTGCTTTAGGACTGGGCTTTATCCTATTAGGAACGGTTCTTCTTGGTTTGACTTCCATTACTGCTGCCGTCATTGGATTAATTGGTGTTTTTACCTACGTGGTTCTTTATACAATGTGGACGAAAAGGCAGTACACGATTAATACGGTTGTGGGGAGTATTTCAGGAGCAGTTCCCCCATTAATTGGATGGGCTGCAATTACTGAGTTAAATACGGTTGCATGGGTTCTGTTTTTTATTATGTTTATTTGGCAACCCCCACACTTCTTAGCACTTGCGATGAAGCGCTGTGAAGAATACCGCGAGGCAGGTATCCCGATGTTACCTGTTGTTCATGGTTTTGGTATTACGAAGAGACAAATGATGGTATGGGTAGCTTGTCTACTTCCATTACCGTTTTATTTATATAGTTTAGGTATTGGATTCATCATTCTAGCAACACTATTAAATATTGGATGGTTAATTCTTGCCTTATCAGGCTTGAAGATAAAAGATGATCTTAAATGGGCAAAATGGATGTTTATTTACTCTTTAAATTACTTAACCATTTTGTTTGTAGCTATGGTGATTTTTGCGATTTAG
- the coxB gene encoding cytochrome c oxidase subunit II has product MKKWLTKWRQFSLFAIMALILAGCGEPFISTLTPAGEVADEQYSLMMLSTLIMVVVVAVVTVIFIYVIVKFRRSKVGDKIPVQVEGSHKLEIIWTVIPILLLIVLAVPTVSATYKLADVDPMEQALADAENGGKDPLVVNVRANLYWWEFEYPGYGVITGQDLMMPTDEKVYFNIVASDVKHSFWIPAVGGKMDTNTDNTNKFWLEIDSERAEEAGNVFYGKCAELCGPSHALMDFKVQAVSRAEFDQWIAEMQNYDVETKAQTASAKQGEQLFQEKGCIGCHAISPADTRPEAARTAPNLANFGDRERVAGILENNEENVRAWLADPETIKPGNKMTDTYDKLSDEELDALTEYLFNLSVENK; this is encoded by the coding sequence ATGAAAAAGTGGCTGACAAAATGGCGTCAATTTTCTCTATTTGCAATCATGGCGCTGATTTTAGCTGGCTGCGGTGAACCGTTTATTTCCACGTTAACACCTGCAGGTGAAGTGGCGGATGAGCAGTACTCTCTTATGATGTTAAGTACGCTTATCATGGTGGTTGTCGTTGCAGTCGTAACTGTTATTTTCATTTACGTTATCGTGAAATTCCGTCGGTCTAAAGTAGGCGACAAAATCCCAGTACAGGTTGAGGGAAGTCACAAGCTAGAGATTATTTGGACAGTAATTCCAATTCTACTTCTCATTGTGCTTGCAGTTCCTACTGTTTCTGCTACTTATAAACTTGCAGATGTAGATCCGATGGAACAAGCGCTTGCTGACGCTGAAAACGGCGGTAAAGACCCGCTTGTTGTCAACGTTCGTGCCAACCTTTATTGGTGGGAATTTGAATATCCAGGCTATGGAGTAATTACTGGTCAGGATTTAATGATGCCAACAGATGAAAAAGTATACTTTAACATCGTAGCATCTGATGTAAAACACTCATTCTGGATTCCAGCTGTTGGCGGTAAAATGGACACAAATACCGACAATACAAACAAGTTCTGGTTAGAAATTGATTCTGAGCGTGCGGAAGAAGCAGGCAACGTATTTTATGGTAAATGTGCTGAGCTTTGCGGTCCTTCCCATGCACTAATGGACTTTAAAGTTCAAGCGGTATCTCGCGCTGAGTTTGATCAATGGATTGCAGAAATGCAAAACTATGATGTAGAAACGAAAGCTCAAACAGCTTCAGCTAAGCAGGGTGAACAACTATTCCAAGAAAAAGGATGTATCGGTTGTCATGCTATTTCACCTGCGGATACACGTCCTGAAGCAGCACGTACAGCTCCGAACTTAGCGAACTTTGGAGATCGTGAGCGTGTTGCAGGTATCTTAGAAAATAATGAAGAAAACGTAAGAGCATGGTTAGCGGATCCAGAGACAATTAAGCCTGGAAATAAAATGACTGATACGTATGACAAGTTATCAGATGAAGAATTGGATGCGTTAACAGAGTATTTATTTAACCTTTCTGTAGAAAACAAATAA
- the ctaD gene encoding cytochrome c oxidase subunit I, which yields MSTLAKKKGLGATLWDYLTTVDHKKIAILYLIAGGFFFILGGLEALAMRIQLIVPENDFVSAGKFNEFMTMHGTTMIFLAAMPLLFAYMNAVVPIQIGARDVAFPFLNSLGFWLFFFGGLFLNLSWFLGGAPDAGWTSYASIALDSPGHGVDFYILGLQISGLGTLIAGINFLVTIINMRAPGMTYMRMPLFTWTTFVASALILFAFPPLTVGLAFLMFDRLFDTAFFVPQLGGNTVIYEHIFWIFGHPEVYILVLPAFGIFSEIIPVFARKRLFGYTSMVFATVLIGFLGFMVWAHHMFTTGLGPTANAIFAVATMAIGVPTGIKVFNWLFTIWGGSIRFTVPMLYAVTFIPSFVLGGVTGIMLAAAPADYQYHDSYFVVAHFHYVIVGGIVFALFAAAHYWWPKMFGHMLSEGLGKITFVLFTIGFHLTFFIQHFLGLMGMPRRVFTYLGEQGWDTGNFVSTIGAFFMAAAVVVLIVNVIVSAVKAERVGNDPWEDGRTLEWAVASPAPEYNFKQTPLVRGLDPLWVEKMEGKNGMTPAEPIGDIHMPNSSIIPFILSFGLFVGAFGLMYRTDYSWGLAVALIGLAITLGSMFFRSIIDDHGYHIHKEDLLKDDEKGVKA from the coding sequence GTGAGTACGTTAGCAAAGAAAAAGGGGTTAGGCGCAACCTTATGGGACTACTTAACAACCGTAGACCATAAGAAAATTGCGATCCTTTATTTAATTGCTGGCGGATTTTTCTTCATTTTAGGTGGACTTGAGGCGCTTGCGATGCGCATTCAGTTAATCGTCCCAGAAAATGATTTCGTCAGTGCTGGAAAGTTTAATGAATTTATGACAATGCACGGTACAACTATGATCTTCTTAGCTGCAATGCCGTTATTATTTGCGTATATGAACGCAGTTGTACCGATTCAAATTGGTGCGCGCGACGTTGCGTTCCCATTCTTAAACTCTTTAGGTTTTTGGTTATTCTTTTTTGGTGGACTATTCTTAAACTTAAGTTGGTTTTTAGGTGGAGCACCAGATGCAGGATGGACTTCTTATGCTTCTATTGCATTGGATTCTCCAGGGCATGGTGTTGATTTCTATATCTTAGGTTTACAGATTTCAGGTTTAGGAACATTAATCGCAGGCATTAACTTCCTAGTTACCATTATTAACATGCGTGCGCCAGGAATGACGTACATGCGCATGCCGCTATTTACTTGGACGACATTCGTAGCGTCTGCACTTATTTTATTCGCGTTCCCACCTTTAACAGTGGGTCTAGCCTTTTTAATGTTTGACCGCCTTTTTGATACAGCGTTCTTCGTTCCTCAATTAGGTGGAAACACTGTTATTTACGAGCATATTTTCTGGATTTTCGGACACCCAGAAGTATATATTCTTGTGTTACCGGCATTCGGTATTTTCTCAGAAATTATTCCAGTTTTTGCACGTAAACGTCTTTTCGGATATACGTCTATGGTGTTTGCGACAGTTTTAATTGGATTTTTAGGATTCATGGTTTGGGCACACCACATGTTTACAACTGGTCTTGGACCAACAGCAAACGCAATTTTTGCTGTTGCCACTATGGCTATCGGTGTACCAACTGGTATTAAAGTATTCAACTGGTTATTCACTATTTGGGGCGGAAGCATTCGCTTCACTGTACCAATGCTTTATGCAGTAACGTTCATTCCTTCATTCGTTCTTGGGGGAGTAACAGGTATCATGCTTGCTGCTGCTCCTGCTGATTATCAGTACCACGACTCTTACTTTGTCGTTGCTCACTTCCACTATGTTATTGTTGGTGGTATTGTATTCGCTTTATTTGCCGCTGCTCATTATTGGTGGCCAAAAATGTTTGGACATATGTTATCAGAGGGTCTTGGAAAGATAACATTCGTCCTATTTACAATCGGTTTTCATTTAACTTTCTTTATTCAACATTTCTTAGGACTAATGGGGATGCCACGCCGTGTATTCACATACTTGGGAGAACAAGGATGGGATACAGGTAACTTTGTAAGTACAATTGGTGCATTCTTCATGGCTGCTGCAGTTGTCGTATTAATCGTAAACGTAATTGTATCAGCAGTTAAAGCAGAGCGTGTTGGCAACGACCCTTGGGAAGATGGTCGTACGTTAGAATGGGCAGTTGCTTCTCCAGCACCTGAATATAACTTTAAACAAACTCCTTTAGTTCGTGGTTTAGATCCATTATGGGTGGAAAAAATGGAAGGTAAGAACGGTATGACACCTGCAGAACCTATTGGCGATATTCATATGCCAAACTCATCAATCATTCCGTTCATTTTATCATTCGGTCTGTTCGTTGGTGCATTCGGATTGATGTATCGTACAGATTATTCATGGGGTCTTGCAGTTGCCTTAATCGGTTTAGCTATCACATTAGGTTCCATGTTCTTCCGTTCAATTATTGATGATCATGGATATCATATTCATAAGGAAGACCTATTAAAGGATGATGAAAAGGGGGTTAAGGCATAA
- the ctaE gene encoding cytochrome c oxidase subunit III, translating to MHVEEKFTAETFPANPEKATLEGKNKFLGFWLFLGGETVLFATLFATFLALKDSTAGGPTTQEMFDLELVFIATMLLLTSSLTSVYAMYHMKNFNFAKMQLWLGITVLLGAAFLALEIYEFNHYVHEYGFTITSSALGSSFYTLVGTHGGHVAFGLLWIVTLMVRNAKRGLNLYNAPKYYVASLYWHFIDVVWVFIFTVVYLMGMVG from the coding sequence ATGCATGTAGAAGAAAAATTTACAGCTGAAACCTTCCCGGCTAATCCTGAAAAAGCTACTCTTGAAGGGAAAAATAAATTTTTAGGATTCTGGTTATTCTTAGGTGGAGAGACCGTTTTATTTGCAACTTTATTTGCAACATTCTTAGCATTAAAGGACTCAACAGCAGGTGGTCCAACTACTCAAGAGATGTTTGATCTTGAACTAGTCTTCATTGCAACGATGCTGTTATTAACGAGTAGTTTAACGAGTGTTTATGCAATGTATCATATGAAGAACTTTAATTTTGCTAAGATGCAATTATGGCTTGGAATTACTGTTCTTCTAGGTGCTGCTTTCTTAGCACTTGAGATTTATGAGTTCAATCATTATGTTCACGAGTACGGATTTACGATTACTTCTAGTGCATTAGGCTCCTCGTTCTATACTCTTGTAGGAACACATGGAGGACACGTTGCATTCGGTCTTTTATGGATTGTTACGTTAATGGTCCGAAACGCTAAACGAGGCTTAAATTTATACAATGCACCGAAATACTACGTAGCGAGTCTTTATTGGCACTTTATTGACGTAGTATGGGTGTTTATCTTCACAGTCGTATATTTAATGGGAATGGTGGGATAA
- the ctaF gene encoding cytochrome c oxidase subunit IVB yields MANSQNSGNPKVDVAYRRKKSKEEMKYQVVSFALMIFLTIVAFIAVGYDGIGEWFKAPFIFLLACVQVIFQLYYFMHMSHKGHEAPQLFIYSGVFVAFLTVLAFSTIVWW; encoded by the coding sequence ATGGCAAATAGTCAAAATTCAGGAAACCCAAAAGTTGATGTTGCTTATCGTCGTAAAAAGAGTAAAGAGGAAATGAAATACCAAGTAGTTTCATTTGCTCTAATGATTTTCCTTACGATCGTTGCGTTTATTGCCGTTGGGTATGACGGAATTGGCGAATGGTTTAAAGCACCGTTTATTTTCTTATTAGCTTGTGTGCAAGTCATATTCCAACTTTACTATTTTATGCATATGAGTCATAAAGGACATGAAGCGCCACAGTTATTCATATACTCGGGTGTATTCGTTGCGTTTTTAACTGTCCTAGCTTTCTCAACAATCGTATGGTGGTAA
- the ctaG gene encoding cytochrome c oxidase assembly factor CtaG, with product MSLDIFGFRALWSPYFLLFIVLLTVLYFYLIGPGRKHFNHSEDVTVKQKLYFVLAMVALYVSKGSPLDLFGHITFTGHMASMAILFLIVPPLLIFGIPIWMWSAFVHLPIVRPIMKFFTQPIIALLLFNTFFSLYHLPMIFDVIKTNALYHSIVTTTIFITAFFMYWPLLNQLPNWKQINGLKKIAYILGNSVLITPACGLIIFATTPLFETYSNADAWIQALSLCVPPDMLSGLTLTGPEMFTSMHVTEDQQLGGIIMKIIQELVYGSFLAYVFYEWARKEREQEPDYAPEPIK from the coding sequence ATGAGTTTAGATATATTTGGTTTCCGAGCATTATGGAGTCCATATTTCTTACTATTTATCGTTTTGTTAACAGTCTTATACTTTTACCTAATTGGACCTGGTCGAAAACATTTCAACCATTCTGAAGATGTAACTGTTAAGCAAAAATTGTATTTCGTTCTCGCGATGGTTGCTCTTTATGTAAGTAAAGGCAGTCCATTAGATTTGTTCGGTCATATTACCTTTACTGGCCATATGGCATCGATGGCGATATTATTTTTGATTGTTCCACCGTTATTAATCTTTGGTATACCAATTTGGATGTGGAGTGCATTTGTGCATTTGCCAATTGTTCGTCCAATAATGAAGTTTTTTACACAACCAATTATTGCATTGCTACTTTTTAATACGTTTTTTTCGCTTTATCATTTACCAATGATTTTTGACGTCATTAAAACGAATGCTCTTTATCATAGCATTGTAACAACGACAATTTTTATTACGGCATTTTTCATGTATTGGCCATTACTCAATCAATTGCCTAATTGGAAGCAAATTAACGGACTGAAAAAAATTGCGTATATTCTTGGAAATAGCGTTTTAATTACACCTGCTTGTGGATTAATCATTTTTGCTACTACGCCGTTATTTGAAACGTATTCGAATGCAGACGCATGGATACAAGCACTAAGTTTATGTGTTCCTCCAGATATGCTATCTGGTTTAACGTTAACAGGTCCTGAAATGTTCACAAGCATGCACGTCACAGAAGATCAGCAGCTTGGCGGAATTATTATGAAAATTATTCAGGAACTAGTTTATGGAAGCTTTTTAGCGTACGTCTTTTATGAATGGGCTCGTAAAGAAAGAGAACAAGAACCGGACTATGCACCTGAGCCTATTAAATAA
- the ytvI gene encoding sporulation integral membrane protein YtvI, whose translation MTAFFRRKPVILFLYLAFLLIIGYFILPISIPLILAFFTAIILEPVVKLGQKRLKLKRNLSVMIVFILFLLLTTFITMFLATKVIGQVLHIADNLPIYINEINDLWLDIEKDLRHSVEDLPPEFVQEVSNQVGQFLQSVKDYLISALNIENIKNIFTNIPNYLVNLLVYLIALFLFLLDLPRLKIRFYSHLTESSAEKVTFMFSRLSYVVLGFIKAQFLVSIVIFAASLVGLLIIVPDVAILMAFIIWVIDVIPILGSIIIMGPWTLFYLLSGDVAMATELGILTAVLLIIRRTLEPKVMGSQIGLSPLSTLISMYLGLKLFGILGFFIGPLLLIAYNSAREAGIIKLKFKI comes from the coding sequence TTGACTGCTTTTTTCCGAAGAAAACCGGTAATTCTTTTTCTTTACCTAGCATTTTTATTAATCATTGGGTACTTTATATTGCCCATTTCTATTCCGCTAATATTAGCGTTTTTTACTGCTATTATTTTGGAGCCTGTCGTCAAGCTCGGACAGAAAAGATTAAAGTTAAAACGAAATCTTTCTGTTATGATTGTATTTATTCTCTTTTTACTTTTAACTACCTTCATTACTATGTTCTTAGCGACGAAAGTAATCGGACAAGTGCTGCACATTGCGGACAATCTACCAATATATATTAATGAAATAAATGATTTATGGCTTGATATCGAGAAAGATCTACGTCATTCAGTGGAGGATTTACCTCCTGAATTTGTACAGGAGGTTAGTAACCAAGTAGGACAATTTTTACAATCGGTAAAAGATTATTTAATTAGTGCATTAAATATTGAAAATATCAAAAATATTTTCACGAACATCCCTAATTATTTAGTTAACTTGCTCGTATATTTAATTGCATTATTTCTTTTCTTATTAGATTTACCGAGATTAAAAATTCGTTTTTACTCCCATTTAACTGAGAGTAGTGCTGAAAAAGTTACATTTATGTTTTCACGACTTTCTTATGTTGTTCTCGGATTTATTAAAGCCCAGTTCCTTGTAAGTATAGTCATTTTTGCAGCTTCATTAGTCGGACTATTGATTATCGTACCCGATGTCGCCATACTCATGGCTTTTATTATATGGGTCATCGATGTAATTCCGATTTTAGGTTCGATTATTATCATGGGACCATGGACATTGTTTTACTTATTATCTGGTGATGTTGCGATGGCAACTGAACTAGGAATTTTAACGGCTGTATTGCTAATTATTCGACGGACACTGGAACCGAAAGTAATGGGAAGTCAAATTGGCTTATCTCCATTATCTACGTTAATTTCCATGTATCTAGGATTAAAACTATTCGGCATTTTAGGCTTTTTCATCGGACCATTGTTGCTAATTGCATACAACTCTGCTCGTGAAGCAGGCATTATAAAGCTCAAGTTCAAAATATAA
- a CDS encoding YugN family protein, producing MKLEKFELDGLKVDLTHLDDVLEDVGFVRAAQWDYERVTYDRKFEHKGDVFYLRLQGYAVEGDVGAHRAIIQLMTPLLGKHYYPHGVEYGEGENFPSTIVEACEKLLKRAEEALKEFAL from the coding sequence ATGAAGTTAGAGAAATTTGAATTAGATGGTTTAAAAGTTGATTTAACACATTTAGACGATGTACTAGAGGACGTTGGCTTCGTTCGAGCTGCGCAGTGGGATTACGAGCGTGTAACATATGATCGCAAATTTGAGCATAAAGGTGATGTATTTTATCTTCGTCTTCAAGGATATGCCGTTGAGGGTGACGTAGGGGCCCATCGTGCTATCATTCAATTAATGACTCCTTTATTAGGAAAACACTACTACCCGCATGGTGTTGAATACGGTGAAGGAGAAAATTTCCCTAGTACAATTGTTGAAGCATGTGAAAAATTATTAAAGCGTGCAGAAGAAGCTCTAAAAGAATTTGCTCTTTAA
- a CDS encoding CBS domain-containing protein, with protein sequence METVKEYMTTAVECCTPLDNVYEAAVKMKELDVGVIPIVDNQKLVGIVTDRDLVIKGIAEKHPGSTKITDVMTTEIATILPSDSIDKAIELMSKHQVRRLPVVENEQLIGIVSLGDFSVSEKSDDLAGEALTQISQSPQH encoded by the coding sequence ATGGAAACGGTTAAAGAATACATGACGACAGCTGTAGAATGTTGTACACCATTAGATAATGTATATGAAGCGGCTGTGAAAATGAAGGAACTAGATGTCGGTGTCATTCCTATCGTTGACAATCAAAAACTTGTAGGTATCGTAACGGATCGAGATTTAGTGATTAAAGGGATTGCGGAAAAGCACCCAGGTTCAACGAAAATAACGGATGTCATGACTACAGAAATAGCTACTATTTTACCTTCTGATTCGATTGATAAAGCGATTGAACTTATGTCAAAGCATCAAGTAAGAAGACTGCCAGTTGTGGAAAATGAGCAATTAATTGGAATCGTTTCATTGGGGGACTTCTCAGTAAGTGAAAAAAGTGATGACCTTGCTGGCGAGGCGTTAACTCAAATTTCTCAATCACCTCAGCACTAG